A stretch of the Capsicum annuum cultivar UCD-10X-F1 chromosome 10, UCD10Xv1.1, whole genome shotgun sequence genome encodes the following:
- the LOC107844849 gene encoding uncharacterized protein LOC107844849: MNRQLQVSNEKEHKSSSQEEEEKKDESFQENAQEILQSDYQNQHLQQLPNYFTSSSATLVQKHQSNTQCPSHEEVKKVLLKRKPKRAKQDVMEVHGSRIVRATGRKDRHSKVSTASGPKDRRVRLSPNTAIQFYNVQDRLGYDRPSKAIDWLIQESQRAINELEKTPFQVLSRKIDSSNKALNWRNVKSKDGQFALEQSWSADKKTELEQLARHSSKLNSAMQYSADQFPKGSYKEQSSKVCPADVKIQSLNDNQIGNLNLFSSEEDSKIQSFCELQTHSKGHFHSETKELSANDAKLRSFCEFQNHQQGHFHSETEKQSPNDAKIQYFCELQTYQQGHFYSETEKQSPSDAKFQHFRELQTYQQGHFHSETKKQSPSDAKIQSFYEMQTYQQGHFHSETKEQSANDAKIRSFCEFRTHQQDHFHSETKSESTNDAKVQSFGELRTYQQGHFHSETEKQSPGDAKMQSFRGLQTYQQGHFHSETKEQSVNDAKIQSFRELQTYQQGHFHSETEKQSPNDAKIQSFSELQTYQQGHFHSETEKQSPSDAKIQSFCELKTYQQGHLHSETKNQPPIDPKIQSFCEMQTYPQGHFHSETKNQSAILSNFFNFQSSRQNKSISFSGDHHQGFLPQNFPTVLGQNQMFNYQREPLQSSSYINNIGFANDDLLGLCTAPIIQQEEEQQQGTLPTLSPINASTLLHYQD, from the coding sequence ATGAATCGTCAGCTTCAAGTATCAAATGAGAAAGAACATAAATCATCatcacaagaagaagaagaaaagaaagatgaatcttttcaagaaaatgctcaagaaatcctccaaagTGATTATCAAAACCAACATTTGCAACAACTGCCTAATTATTTCACTTCCTCTAGTGCAACCTTAGTCCAAAAGCACCAAAGCAACACACAATGTCCAAGTCACGAAGAAGTCAAGAAAGTATTACTAAAAAGGAAGCCAAAGAGGGCTAAGCAAGATGTTATGGAAGTCCATGGAAGCCGCATTGTCCGAGCCACAGGGAGAAAGGACCGGCACAGCAAAGTTTCAACAGCCAGCGGTCCGAAGGACAGGCGTGTTAGGCTCTCGCCTAACACGGCAATTCAGTTCTACAACGTGCAAGATCGTCTTGGCTATGACCGTCCTAGTAAGGCCATCGATTGGCTGATTCAAGAATCTCAAAGAGCTATCAACGAGCTTGAAAAAACTCCCTTTCAAGTGCTTTCTAGAAAGATTGACTCGTCAAATAAAGCACTAAATTGGAGAAATGTGAAAAGCAAAGATGGCCAATTTGCTCTTGAACAGAGTTGGTCTGCTGATAAGAAAACGGAGTTAGAACAGTTGGCCCGCCATTCTTCGAAACTTAATTCTGCAATGCAGTACTCAGCTGATCAATTTCCAAAGGGAAGCTATAAAGAACAAAGTTCAAAAGTTTGTCCAGCAGATGTCAAGATTCAATCTTTGAATGACAACCAAATTGGGAATTTGAACTTGTTTTCATCAGAAGAGGATTCCAAGATTCAATCTTTTTGTGAATTGCAGACTCACTCAAAAGGCCATTTCCACTCAGAAACCAAAGAACTATCAGCAAATGATGCAAAGCTTCGATCTTTTTGTGAATTTCAGAATCACCAACAAGGCCATTTCCACTCAGAAACCGAAAAACAATCACCAAATGATGCCAAGattcaatatttttgtgaattgcAGACTTACCAACAAGGCCATTTTTACTCAGAAACCGAAAAACAATCACCAAGTGATGCCAAATTTCAACATTTTCGTGAATTGCAGACTTACCAACAAGGTCATTTTCACTCAGAAACCAAAAAACAGTCACCTAGCGATGCCAAGATTCAATCTTTTTATGAAATGCAGACTTACCAACAAGGCCATTTCCACTCAGAAACCAAAGAACAATCAGCAAATGATGCGAAGATTCGATCTTTTTGTGAATTTCGGACTCACCAACAAGACCATTTTCACTCAGAAACCAAAAGCGAATCAACAAATGATGCCAAGGTTCAATCTTTTGGTGAATTGCGGACTTACCAACAAGGCCATTTTCACTCAGAAACCGAAAAACAATCACCAGGTGATGCCAAGATGCAATCTTTTCGTGGATTGCAGACTTACCAACAAGGCCATTTCCACTCAGAAACCAAAGAACAATCAGTAAATGATGCCAAGATTCAATCTTTTCGTGAATTGCAGACTTACCAACAAGGTCATTTTCACTCAGAAACTGAAAAACAATCACCAAATGATGCCAAGATTCAATCTTTTTCTGAATTGCAGACTTACCAACAAGGCCATTTCCACTCAGAAACCGAAAAACAATCACCAAGTGATGCCAAGATTCAATCTTTTTGCGAATTAAAGACTTACCAACAAGGCCATTTGCACTCAGAAACCAAAAACCAACCACCTATTGATCCCAAGATTCAATCTTTTTGTGAAATGCAGACTTACCCACAAGGCCATTTTCACTCAGAAACCAAAAACCAATCAGCCATATTAAgcaactttttcaattttcaatcatCTCGTCAAAATAAGTCCATCAGTTTTTCTGGTGATCATCATCAAGGCTTTCTACCACAAAATTTCCCCACAGTTTTAGGCCAAAACCAAATGTTCAATTATCAGAGGGAACCCCTTCAGTCCAGTTCTTACATCAATAATATTGGATTTGCAAATGATGACTTATTGGGACTTTGTACTGCTCCAATAATACAACAAGAAGAAGAGCAACAACAGGGTACACTTCCAACTCTTTCACCAATTAATGCATCTACTCTGCTACATTATCAAGATTAG